AGGGAGTCAAGAAATCAGTGTTCGAATCCACGAGTTTGGCGAAGGCGTTTCTCAATTGATTGGGACCGGCGGACGAGATCTCAGTGAAGCGGTTGGTGGAAAAATGATGCTAGATGCAATTGATGCTCTAGAAGCAGATGAAGAGACCAAAGTGATTGTTTTGATTTCTAAACCACCAGCAAAAGTAGTGGAAGAAAAAATTCTTGCGAGAGTCAGAAAGGCGAATAAACCTATTGTTATCTGGTTCATTGGGAGTGAAACGAGAGAAAATGAAGACGGCATCTATTTTGAAAAAATGTCTAAAGCAGCGGCCTTGAGGGCTGTGACCTTAGCTGGTATCGAGCAAAATAGTTTAGATGTCCATCCCTTAAATCTACCTTTGATCGATGAAGTTCGGGGGAAATTAAATTCAGAACAAAAATACATTCGTGGGTTATTCACAGGTGGAACCCTCTGTGATGAAGCGATGTTTACTGCGAAAGAACGCTTTTCTGACGTGTATAGCAACATCGCAACTGATCAAGAACATCTTTTGCATTTCGGTGACGCAAGTAAAGCACACACTTTTATCGATTTTGGCGCAGATGAATTCACTAACGGTAAACCTCATCCAATGATCGATCCATCTAATCGAATCGCTCGTTTTACAGAAGAAGCAGAAGATCCCACAGTCGGCGTGATTCTAATGGACTTTGTATTAGGATATGGCGCTCATCAAGATCCAGTCGGTGTAATGGTGCCAGCGATGAAAGCAGCAAAGGAAAAAGCCGCTTCACTGGGGCGTCATTTGGAAATTATTGGGTATGTCTTAGGCACAGATTTAGATAAACAAAATATCAATGAACAAGTTGAAAAACTGACGTCGATCGGTGCAACCTATGCCAGCAGCAGCCAAAATGCTGGTTTGCTAGCAAGAGAATTTGTCGTGAAAGGAGCAGAACAATGAGCAAAATCACTGAACTATTTCAAGAAGAATCGGTTATTATCGACCTTGGTATTGAATCATTTCAAGAAGAATTAATCACACAACAGGTTAAAGCAACGTATTTAAATTGGGCCCCTCCCGGTCGAGGCAAAGCCAGTATTCTAGCTGCTTTAGAGAAAATTGAAACACCAGAAAATTTGGAAAAAATCAAAAAAGCGAATGAAGAGGCCGTACATCGTATCATTTCTTCTCAAATTTCGTTGATTGGCTATGATCAAGCAATTAATGTTGTACCAGGGATGACTAAAAATACGATTTTACATGCTGGACCGCCGATTACTTGGGACAAGATGAATGGTCCGATGAAAGGGGCTGTCAAAGGTGCATTGGTTTTTGAAGGGTTAGCGAAAGATTTGGATGATGCTGAAAAAGTTGCTGCATCAGGAGAAATCATATTCTCACCCTGCCATGAACATCAATGTGTCGGCTCAATGGCAGGTGTCACCTCTGCTTCTATGTATATGCATATCGTAGAAAATAAAACTTACGGCAATTTAGCTTTTACCAATTTAAGTGAACAGATGTCAAAAATCCTCAGAATGGGTGCCAATGATGAGAGTGTGATCGAACGCTTGATTTGGATGAGAGATGTTTTTGGTCCGATCTTACGTGATGCGATGAAATTGTGTACAGAAGGAATCGATTTAAAATATATGTTGGCTCAGGCTTTGCATATGGGAGATGAGTGTCATAACCGTAATAATGCAGGAACGACATTACTGATTCAAGCCTTGACACCTTATATCATTCAAACAGATCATTCTATTGAAGAAATGAAGGAAGTCTTTGATTTTGTCGCTAGTAGCGATTATTTCTCAGGACCTACGTGGATGGTAATGTGTAAAGCGGCTCTCGATTCGGCTGTTGGGATTCCATTTAGCACTGTGGTCACGACCATGGCTAGAAACGGAACGGAATTTGGGATTCATATTAGCGGTATCGAAGGAAATCCGTGGTTTGTTGGTCCATCTCAAAAGGTTATTGGCCCGATGTTTGCAGGATACAAACCAGAGGATGCAGGTCTTGATATCGGGGATAGTGCGATAACGGAAACTTATGGTATCGGAGGTTTTGCAATGGCAGCAGCGCCAGCGATCGTAGCATTAGTTGGCGGTACGATTGAAGATGCTTTACGTTTTTCTATGGAGATGCAAGGAATCACGACAGCGGAAAATCCGAATATCACGATTCCTACATTAGATTTTATGGGGATTCCATCAGGGATCGATAGCTTAAAAGTGATACAAACGAATACACTGCCGATCATTAATACCGCCATTGCCCATAAAGAAGCTGGGATCGGAATGATCGGAGCGGGTATCACTCATCCACCGATGGAAGCTTTTGAAAAAGCCATAATTGCGTTTAGTGAACAACTATAACAAGTAGAAAGGAGTAAAATCATGGATACAGTAAAAGTAGATCAAAGTCTGTTCGAAGCGATCAAATCGGGGCAAGTAGAACATATTCAGCGATTATTAAACGAAGGACATGATGTGCTGACGACTGATGAATTGGGACGTTCGCCATTAATGCTGGCGGTTCAGTGTAATCATTTGCCTGTGGTCAAAGCATTGCTGAGTTTTGGTGCAGATGTAAATCAGCGTGATAATACACTACTTACGCCGTTCATTTGTGCTGCTGCTAATGGATTTGATGACATCGTTAGTGAGATTATTCAATCAGGACGAGCGGATTTAGCCTCAGTCAATCGCTTTGGCGGAACAGCGTTGCTTCCATCCAGTGAAAAAGGCTATTTAAGAACAGTTCAGCTGTGCTTGGCCGCAGGTGTTCCAGTCAATCATGTCAATCGTTTAGGTTGGTCAGCATTGTTAGAAGCTGTGATTCTAGGAGATGGGGGATTCTTATATCAAGATGTGATCCGCGAACTCGTTCAGCAGCAAGCAGATATCGCTCAGGTAGACGATACTGGTAAAAATGCTCTGGATTATGCGAAAGTAACAGCTGATGAAGCGTTGGTTGCAATACTAGAGAAACAAGAAGTCGAGGAATCAATCTTTCGTGAGGTACGAAGCTTTTTGAGAAAAGGAGAATTGAACCGGGCTCTTAAGACACTGGCAGCACAAGATCAAACTAATCTAGAGGTATTATACTATTTAGGCTATACGTATCAACGATTAAAAGAGTATCCAACCGCAATTTCTTACTATAGAAAAGGTTGGGAAACGAGCGATCAATTTGCTTTCTATGTCGGAAATAGTTATCGTATGATGGGGGACATAGATCGTGCATTACAAATCTATGATCAAGCCATAATAACAGATAGAAGCTTCTTTTATCGCTATCATAAATCGAATTTATTAAGAGAATTAGGGCGTCATGAAGAAGCAGTCAAAATGATGGATGACTTGTTGGAAGACTATCCTGAACGAGTTGATTTCTACTTTCATAAAGCGAATAGCTTACGTAGTTTGAATCGGCATCAAGAAGCTGTCAAAGCGATGGATCGTGCCATTCAACTCAATCCAGAAAATCCATTATTTTCAGAACACCGTGCACAATCACTTCAGTTAGTAAAAAACTAAAGAAATGTATTGGAGGAAAATACGATGGAATCAGTAGAAAAACAAGTCATCACCGACTCACCGACCTATTCTGCAGAATTATTGCCAAAAACTGGGACAGATAAAAATTGGGGTATTTTTAATTATGTGACTTTATGGATGGGAGCGGTGCATAATATTCTATCTTATATGACTGTAGCGGGCTTTTTCTTACTAGGGTTAAATACCAAACAAGTCTTGGCGGCTGTTATGTTGTCTGCTGTGATCGTTTCGATTTTTTATGTTTTGAATGGTGTTGCATCGGCTAAGTATGGCTTGCCATTTCCGATGTTGCTACGTTCGGTGTTTGGCGTAAAAGGTGCAATCATTCCATCGCTCTGTCGTGGCTTGATTGCAGGGGTTGTTTTCTTTGGAACTCAAAGTGTAGTAAGTGCCCAGTCCTTAGATGTTTTATTTAGTCGGATCTTTCCTAATTATATGAATATTGGCGGTGGTATGACGATTCTAGGGATGCCTGCGCCAACAATGCTGAGCTACTTGCTCGTGTGGTGTGTAACTGTTGCTTTATTCTTAGGTGGGACGAAAGTTTTGGATAAATTTGGTAACTGGTCTTCACCAATTGTTTATGTCTTTATTATTGGAGCGGCTGTTTGGACAATTCAAATTGCTGGTGGTTTTGGTCCAATCTTAGCGTATTCACCTGCCAATGCGACAACTAGTCCGATTGTTTTTATTGCCTGTGTCAGTGCATTGGTTTCTAATTGGGCTGGACCAATCGTTAATATT
The Enterococcus silesiacus DNA segment above includes these coding regions:
- a CDS encoding FdrA family protein, with amino-acid sequence MTISIKIQPNTYIDSVSLMALSTKANQLAGVDQAIIAMATEMNKEVMKNVGLYTDEIAHAQTSDLIIALDAKDEQDSVELIRKIETLMTEKKEKSSNQTTESYTTIETAKKAIPEANLAVISVNGQYAAREARKALNNDLHVMMFSDNVSVEEEIELKDLAHEKGLLMMGPDCGTAIINNVGLCFANNVRKGSIGIIGASGTGSQEISVRIHEFGEGVSQLIGTGGRDLSEAVGGKMMLDAIDALEADEETKVIVLISKPPAKVVEEKILARVRKANKPIVIWFIGSETRENEDGIYFEKMSKAAALRAVTLAGIEQNSLDVHPLNLPLIDEVRGKLNSEQKYIRGLFTGGTLCDEAMFTAKERFSDVYSNIATDQEHLLHFGDASKAHTFIDFGADEFTNGKPHPMIDPSNRIARFTEEAEDPTVGVILMDFVLGYGAHQDPVGVMVPAMKAAKEKAASLGRHLEIIGYVLGTDLDKQNINEQVEKLTSIGATYASSSQNAGLLAREFVVKGAEQ
- a CDS encoding allantoin transporter, translated to MESVEKQVITDSPTYSAELLPKTGTDKNWGIFNYVTLWMGAVHNILSYMTVAGFFLLGLNTKQVLAAVMLSAVIVSIFYVLNGVASAKYGLPFPMLLRSVFGVKGAIIPSLCRGLIAGVVFFGTQSVVSAQSLDVLFSRIFPNYMNIGGGMTILGMPAPTMLSYLLVWCVTVALFLGGTKVLDKFGNWSSPIVYVFIIGAAVWTIQIAGGFGPILAYSPANATTSPIVFIACVSALVSNWAGPIVNIGDFTQKAKTPKAMIIGLPLGFILSYILFAVTCVGLIAGTQIAFGEPIFNIVNAFDKIDNTFAVFVLILALNMGALAFVVFGNLFPAGLQMSSLFPKVLDVKKAGVLTAIIGTMILPWKLVENASTLFYFYSFIGSMFGPIAGIMLASFYIEHKQVIKLEDIYVEDGDLGAFKSGYNTKAMITLATSFVITMSGAFLQSVSLLKTINDFAFFSGLIFSFVVYSVLSKVMKGEKS